DNA sequence from the Marmota flaviventris isolate mMarFla1 chromosome 15, mMarFla1.hap1, whole genome shotgun sequence genome:
TGGTCAGAAAACCTAAGTGCaaatccttcctctctcttttacCACCCCCCACTCCCTTAGGCAAGTTATTTAGACCCTGATAATTTTATCCTTTATTACAATAACGACAAAATAGCAGTGCCCATATTTACTCAGAGTATCTTGGTGAAGATCTCATGAAATAGGTCTATAAAATTACACTGAAATATTGAAATCATGTATACATTCACTATGATAATGtttaatgatgatgattatttcTTATTAAAGGACCTTTACTTTTTCTAACTGATCTTTCATTTCTGGGTTCCTCTACCCTACTCACCCCAAATGCCCACAAGCAATGGgtttaaatatctttaataaaattttgatggGGGAATCAGCTCAGGCTCATAATCCaaagaattataataatttatgatctcctttaaaaaaaaaaagcctgacaGGTTTAGCCTAGCTCTTGTTTTACAGCACCTTCTTTTATTCCAATATCCCTCAAAGAGACCACATTTGCAGCTTTGCTCAATTTCAGGATATATAATCAAACAAAATCAGGTGCCCACAATTTACCTGAGCTGTTGAGGAGTTATAATTCATTTTACCTTATGTGTTAACTAGaattatttttgctctttttccGGATGATGCATAGAAAAAGCATCCCTGTGGGGTAAGGCAGACCTGAATACGATGTCAGTTTGGATCTCAAGTaattgaagaggaagaaaacaatatCAACTCTGGACGGATGTCATAGAGGTTAAATATCATTTTGGTGATAATAATAGGTAACATTTATTGAATCTATACTGTGTTCCATTCAAGTGTTATTTATATCCATTTTTTCAGATAAACTATGAGATTATTTGCAATTATCAAGATTATTTGCTATcaatttatcaaaatttcaattGTGAGATCTTTGCTTTCcttgtgttaatatttttcttatctttaccTTTCAGGATCAtcttttatccttttcttttcctgtatttGAAACCTGGAGTTCTAAATACTACTTATACCCAGActttttctaatgaaaaacacttaaaaaattctTACTTTCCTCACAGAGTTTTTCAACATCCATTCTTTCAGCATCTTTTCCTATTGAGATCTTGACACCAAGTAATAGTTATCTGAAACTTGTTGCATTTATTGttagtttacattttatttagacttGTAGAATTTTTTACTGAACATtgataaataagaatttttagtGAGGTCATGATAAGTGAGTACCCTTCATTTAATAAGAtggataaatataaaacaatatactGTCATGTTTTCTTTGTATAAAAGAAAAGAGTAGAATGGTTTTGAAAAGCGATTCTCAAGATCATTggaaagagctgggcatggtggtacaggcctgtaatctcagtggcttctgaggctaaggcaggaggatcacaagatcaaagtcagcttcagcaacttagcaaggccccaagcaacttagagagaccctgtttccaaaaacaaataaataaataaataaatatataaaaatggctggggatgtgcccctgggttaaatccctggtaccaaaaaaagcacTGGAAAGAAAGCACTGATGTATCACACAGTTCATGCTCCTTTGTTAAAGAGCAATACTTGTGATCGACCTATGACTAAATGTAGGGGTCATCTGTTGTTTAACTGATTcattaaaaatctatttcaatCTCATTAACCTTATATTTGTGAATAAAAAAAGTGTGAAAAAGTATCTCTTTTCTAGGTGATAATGCACTCCAATGTTTTAAAGTCTCATAATGAACAACACTGGTCTTTGCTGGTGACCAAGTTCACAATGAGCTTTGTAGCTGCTGAAGGCATAATGACCTTTGTACAGGTAGATCTCAACTCACTTGGAACTTTCGGTTGTCATTCACTGAGTGATGATGGTAGGGGAGCTATACATTTATGAGGGCTCCAAGTACGAAAGTGTCCAGGTCCATCTATTGAGTTAAAGGAACCCAAGTTACAACTGTAGAACTTGCAGTTTCTTCTGATCAAATAAATCCAAACATTTCTGTTTTAATActatggtttaaaaatatttttttttgtttcaatgacAAGGAATTGAGAACAAAAATAGAGTTGATGagtttcaactgaatttttaagaattattattagtacAGAAGACAGATACACATCCCCTGAAGTTTATTCGCATGACTTCCCTATATGTATCATCTTATTCATATGATGATATGGAAATTACTTGAACATACAGCCAATGCAAtcttaaaattttcaagaaacCGTAAATCTTCTACccagaaatacaaatacaatgTATCCAAACAGAGATAACCACCcagaattttacaaaaatgtTGTGCATTTCTGGCCAGTTTGCTTTCTGCCACTGCCTCTGACGGATCTCAGCCTGACCAGTGGGAAAAATTTCTACAACACTTGGGCCATTATTCTCAATGCCAACTGGTGGTCAACTATGATCAAGACTGGGAGGGCCTTTGTTCTCAGAAGTTACCCTTAAAGAACCTGGAcgaatttaaaagataaaaagttgAGGCCAATATATGCTAAAATACTGACCTGCATAGTCAAAGGAGTGAAGTGATACAGATATATAAATACTTGATTCTGCATTTGTCCAAAGGGACTTGGAATATTGTCACCTAAAAGGATATCAGAGAATGAAATGCTAATATGGAGGAATAACTCATTGATAAGGAGTTTAACTTTGAGAGTGTAAGTTCACTACATAATGATAATGAAGAGACTTCCCCAAACCTGTAAAGGTGAATGTGATCTTGCTGTGATCTAGAGCTCATATTACAGATGTATAGgttgggctgaggatatagcttcgttggtagagcgtttgctttccatgcacaagaccctgggttcaatccccagcatgacaaacaacaacaacaacaacaacaaaaaaaactagatGTATAGTccatgtagaaaacaaaaagaactttgACTTATGGACCCCAACTGTGTTTGAAATGGGTATTCTGTACATCTCAtgaattagcaaatattttacaaaataacagTGTTTGACATGGGGCAGtttgtaattgtttttttcttcttctttccctcccttccttcattttgtcctccctgatttttttaaagtatgttttaatCATGAACCTACAGTAGAAAAGACATTTAGTACATTTTTGAGAACTACACACTTCTAGCTGTTTAAAATGTCCTAACCTGCGCCTGAAAATGTAGACACAccattttaagaaagaataaatatgttTTGTACACAAGTTGTCCTCtgaaatactttctttttcaatCTCCAAATCCTTTTCTTGTCAAGATAGTGCAGCAGTGTTTGGAAAGAATTAGCACACCAACAGATGCTTAGAATCAAATGACTTAATAggcataaacttttttttttttttccaaataattgcAAAGCTTTGGTTTAGCCTTTTGCATACCTTGCATAGTTAATTACCTAGGCCTTAATGTTTACATGCAATGAGAGTATCTACAGCCATAAACTACATAATTTATAATTGATGTAAATGGCTGTTATTATGTCAATTAGGCAGCTGTGTCCTCCACCTCTTGGTAAACAGCTATGAGTGATAAACTGAGTTTGCAGAGAGgtacctcttttcttcataacagataaaaataaattacctaGGCAGACCAGGCTGTCCAATTGTTCTCTGGTGAGGTGGATAGAAAATCCAGATCCTTTCTTTTGACCTGTTGACTGCAGCAAAGAGTCAATTTCGTCACGCAGTGCTTCCACAGCTTCTGGGTGCCGGAAAAGATAATACATTGCCCAGAACATGGCTGGAATCGTGTTTGTcacagaggcccagagaaagCCAAAATGATGTGCTGGgagaaaataagtgaaaaggAAGATTAATAGCGTTTATTACACTGATTAGATTTGCAGTGTGCTAATTAAAAGATGTTAGGACACAGACCCAGCCAAGGATCAGTGCATGCTAATGAGAACCAATAGGCTTCTGAAGTCTAATTTTCTGCTTAATGAGAATAGTTTAAAATGtaatgtgtgtgtggtggggggacaGGAAGGTGGGGGATGAGATAAAAGGAATAAATGCAGCTTAGTTATACTCTTTCTCATTATCATCATTAAGTATCTTGTTTTACcacctcagcaaaaaaaaaaaaaaaaaaaatcaattatcacAGAGGGTTGTTTCAGAGTAAAACATTTTATCATTAGCCAATTAGAAAGAGCATAAAAAATTTCAAGGTCgccattttgtctttttatttcaaaggtctactgtaaattattttattttagataagtAATCATTCAGAAGTTTCTTACCTCCTATTTCAAGGTCCTGAACCAAATATTGCTCCAGGATTTCTTGCCTCCTTTGCACAATTTCTGACTTTTCTTGTGTCTTTGCTAAGTTTTCTGATGTCAGGTAATTTATCAGTTTCTTCTGCAGAGCCTTGACATTTCCTAGAAGCTCAATGGGTATGTCAGAAATTAAGTATGTGAACTTGTCATCATATTTAAAAAGATCATCTTTCATCTCACTGATAATCTTTTCCTTGTCTTCAGCAGGAATTTTTCCATATATGGCTGTAAACGTGACCTCAAATATTATTGAGCGGCAGAAGGTTAACATTTGTGCTGTGTTCCAATTTGTGGTTTTTAATAGTTTGGGCTCAAACATTTGTTTTAGATCCTGCAACATGTTTTCCAAGAGTATGTCCAAAGATCTGCCTTGCAAAAGTTGATAGGCAACATGAAGGTCATGAGCTAGATCTTCATTTCTCATGGACGTCTTGATGGAGAATGCTTTCTCTGAAAGTTTTCTAGAAAATATATCAAAGCTTAATTGTTTGTGATTTTTCATTACCAATGGGTACTGGAAAGGGTCCAAAATAAATGTTATGTagttccctaaaaaaaaaaaaaaaagaaaggaaaaggaggaggtggtggaagaggagaagaaattaagtttatttagtggcaaaacaaaaatatataccttaagtttgaaaatattttaatcacaaaTAGATTCTTCGAGTTAAGACAAAAAAAACTTGATAAGAATTCATTTTATTCAAAGGTCTACTACATGAAGTGTAagatggtatttaaaaaaaaactctaaaagctTGACGTTAAATATCCTAAATTCTTAGTGATCTTTTACATAATAATAGTATatacttccaaatttattatttatttatttattcattggtattggaaattgagcccagtgctgctctaccactaagctgcatctccagctctctttattttgagacaggatctcattaaatcacctggctggtcttgaacttgtgatcctcctgtctcagtctcccacatatctgggattataggcatgcatcaccacactgGCTTACTTCCAACTTTTAACTCAAGTatccaaacattttaaatatccTTTAATCCCTATTCACATAATCCCTTGATGTAAACACTTGTCATTTACTCCCAATAAAACAAACGATACAACAAATTGGTTAGATGCCATTCAATTACTGATTATTTAACTTGCTACAGAGCTTTTTCATGTTTGATGTTATCTTAGTTTGATCAGATACAATAATTATACTTAATAATTAATACTCAATAATCAattattaattcaaataaatgaacataCCACATGCAGTGGtctctcaaaaataaacatcTAAGATTTTGGAACATGTTCAAGGTCACATATTGAATTGTGATAAGCACTATATCACAGACCAGAATCCATCATTCATGCACAACATTTATTGAGACCCAGACATTTGGTTATATTCTTTTCCTCttgagatataaagatataaagaaagcATTGTGTTGTGATGGATAGTGATATAGCAGAGGTGTAAACACAGTGGAAGGGGAGCAGGAAGTGGAATTTGTTCCAGTTTGCTTCCTGTTTTCAGCAAGGGTTTCTTGAGggaataatatttatcttttctacACATCAGTGTTGCCAAAATTTATCTGATTAAAAAACTAGGGGTGATTATTGATAATACCAACTCCTGTAAGATTTCGATTCAGAATGCTCGGAAGTGAGGCTTACAAGTCTCTATGTATGACAAGGTCTTCAAGGGATTCTTATAAGGAGGTACCTTTGAGGAACAGTTTTGTCACAGTCTGTTCCTCAAAACTGGCAAGGACCTTGGAGAGTTCCTAACTCAACCCCTACAGTGATCAGTTGAGCAAGCTTAGGAAGGACAAAAGAGGGAGAGTCAAGGTCATGCTGCCATTTTTAGTGGCTGCCATTTTTAGTTACAGAGCCTGGACAAGAAGTTCTGCTCTATGAACTATGCTT
Encoded proteins:
- the Cyp7b1 gene encoding cytochrome P450 7B1, which produces MGYFSVEPLSLPGLAVAVAVALLLFALCLRSRRIRRPGEPPLIKGWLPYFGVALNLQKDPLGYMKFLQKQHGDIFTVLLGGNYITFILDPFQYPLVMKNHKQLSFDIFSRKLSEKAFSIKTSMRNEDLAHDLHVAYQLLQGRSLDILLENMLQDLKQMFEPKLLKTTNWNTAQMLTFCRSIIFEVTFTAIYGKIPAEDKEKIISEMKDDLFKYDDKFTYLISDIPIELLGNVKALQKKLINYLTSENLAKTQEKSEIVQRRQEILEQYLVQDLEIGAHHFGFLWASVTNTIPAMFWAMYYLFRHPEAVEALRDEIDSLLQSTGQKKGSGFSIHLTREQLDSLVCLDSIILEVLRLHSYSSSIRFVQEDFTLSSENGNYCLRKGDLIALFPPVLHGDPEIFEAPEEFRFDRFIEDGKKKTTFFKGGKKLKFFIMPFGFGTSKCPGRYLAVIEIKLLLIVFVTYFDLEIIDKKPIGLDHSRLMIGVQHPESDVLFRYRAKS